In Clostridium thermosuccinogenes, the genomic stretch TCCACCAGGTTTCTTATTGATATTCTGATCTCGTTGTTTTCCATAATCCCTACCTGTGCAAAAATTTATTTCAGCTCAAAAAGCAGCCATTCTTTACAATCAGCCGAATTCAAACCAATTCTGTATAAATTTTAATGCTTGTATCTGTTCAGCAATATTACATCTATAAGCACCGGCATGTCAATTATATCATTATGCTTTGTCAGGAACAAGCGTTCGTGCAATATGACAATGTCTGATGTCAGGACAGAAATGGACAAATATGCACCTTCTTAATGTGAGTTCCACAATGAAAGAATATGTGGGTAAGTTAATTTACTTATGGTCATGAAAGAAAAATCTCCTTAAAAATATAAGTTTTCTTAGGAAACGGTGCAGTCTAAAGGCTGCACCGTATTATAGAGCATCAAATGTGAAGCAGAAAAAGGCGCTGCCCAAAATATATATCTTGTTCTAAGACAGCCCATCAAACTAAATTAGCTCGTTGTGCTAGTGGTACTATTACAAAGTAATACAAAAAAATATTGGTTTTAATTCAGCTAATTGAAATGGATGATGTTGTTCCGATTTTGTATCACATCGCAGTTAAGGCACTGGTACGACAGGTTAAATTAATATACAAGCAGTATGCCTTATTCGGTTCTTTTTTCTGTGAATCTGAATAATCATTTCCCGTATGCTTTTATGTCAACAATAGGATCTTTAAAATGCTATATCCGAAAGGCAATCATACCAGTGAATATATTCCTCACCATTAATGGAAATGCGATTGGCATTCGGCAGCTTTTCATCCCAGCGCTGTCCGTACCTTTCAAGCTTCCATACAGGATGACTGTATCTGCGGAAAAGGATTGAGCGTCCCTCTCTGGACATGTAATTCTCGACCAGAATTCGAGGACTATCTTCCCACCTATCCAATACCCTTAAGCACTCAAGGGAAGTCAAAGCATCATCCTCCGCCGGAACATCAAACAGAGCCTTTGATATGTACCATTTGTTGCAGCAATTATTTGCAATACACATTAACCATACTTTAAAGGCATTTGTGTTCCGAAGCTTATTGATGTTCAACCATGCAAGGAGTAAGATTTCCTGCAGCACATCATCCACTTCGGCGGCATCTCCCACTCTGCATGCTACATAACGATGAAGCACAGGATAGTAATATTGAACCAGCTTTCCAAAGCTGTCCAAATCACCATATTTACTTTTTTCAACAGCTTGCCGGCATTCGTCCGCATTCAACTGCATCACCTCCGCACTATTTGAATTGGAAGCGCTTCCGCATATAAAGATGCAAGATTTAAGCAAAAGGTTCGGCATGCATAAAGAAAACATGGAATGATAACATAGATCAGGTTAATTCAGTCAGTCCAAAATAATGATAAATAATAAATTGCAAAAGATGAAAGCTGTATAAGGAGCCTTCGGGATAATTGCCGTTATAATCTTAAGGTGTAAGGAATTAGAAATCAGCCGAAGAGATTCAGCCTAAAACAAGGAATAATAAAACCTCTAATAAAAGTTTGCTGGCATTGATATTTATTTTACGGTCACAGAAATAACACAACCTCCCACAAACATATAGAAATAAGTTTATGGGAGGTTTAATGCTATGCCTCTGCGGTTTTAAACTCTTTTGTGAGCTTTTTGATCCAATCGAAGCGGTTAACCTTTACCACTGCTACGGCGCACTTTAAAATCTGGTCGATCTTCAGGCACAGGTATACCACCCATGTAGGCGCTCCTACCACAAACGCCATGATAAGGG encodes the following:
- a CDS encoding RNA polymerase sigma factor, coding for MNADECRQAVEKSKYGDLDSFGKLVQYYYPVLHRYVACRVGDAAEVDDVLQEILLLAWLNINKLRNTNAFKVWLMCIANNCCNKWYISKALFDVPAEDDALTSLECLRVLDRWEDSPRILVENYMSREGRSILFRRYSHPVWKLERYGQRWDEKLPNANRISINGEEYIHWYDCLSDIAF